In Massilistercora timonensis, the following are encoded in one genomic region:
- a CDS encoding TIGR04002 family protein gives MRSDTKPTALLTFTGLFAAMITIMTAWLFHIPYGANGGYIHFGDALIYLAAVLLPRPYAMAAAALGGGLADLLTAPVWAPATAIIKMLIVLPFTSQDGRILSRRNLAAPFLALAVSATGYYLAEGILFGSFLAPIVSLTGSFIQSTGSAVIFLILGASLDKVHLKAKTQHYLYQ, from the coding sequence ATGAGATCTGACACAAAACCAACAGCCCTTCTAACCTTTACCGGGCTTTTCGCCGCCATGATCACCATCATGACTGCCTGGCTCTTCCACATTCCTTACGGAGCCAACGGAGGCTACATCCATTTCGGCGACGCCCTGATCTACCTGGCCGCCGTTCTGCTGCCCCGGCCCTATGCCATGGCCGCAGCCGCCCTGGGCGGAGGGCTTGCAGACCTTCTCACCGCCCCGGTATGGGCGCCGGCCACAGCGATCATCAAAATGCTGATCGTCCTGCCTTTCACCAGCCAGGACGGCCGCATTTTAAGCCGGCGGAATCTGGCCGCGCCCTTCCTGGCCCTGGCCGTCTCTGCCACCGGTTATTATCTGGCAGAAGGGATCCTGTTCGGCTCTTTCCTTGCCCCCATCGTATCCCTCACCGGAAGCTTCATCCAGTCCACAGGAAGCGCCGTGATCTTCCTGATCCTGGGAGCCTCCCTGGATAAAGTCCATCTGAAAGCGAAGACGCAGCATTATCTATATCAATAA
- the glpK gene encoding glycerol kinase GlpK has product MAKYVMALDAGTTSNRCILFDEKGRICSVAQKEFTQYFPQPGWVEHDADEIWSTQLGVAVEAMSKIGAEAGDIAAIGITNQRETVIVWDKATGEPVYHAIVWQCRRTARYCDQLKEEGWTEKIRQKTGLIIDAYFSATKIRWILEHVEGAKERAQRGELLFGTVETWLIWKLTKGRVHVTDYSNASRTMLFNINTLEWDQEILDLIGIPASMLPEVKPSSCVYGEADAAYFGGPIPIGGAAGDQQSALFGQTCFTPGEAKNTYGTGCFLLMNTGEKPVFSQHGLVTTIAWGIDGKVNYALEGSIFVAGAAIQWLRDELRLIDSSEDSEYMAQKVKDTGGCYVVPAFTGLGAPYWDQYARGTIVGLTRGVNKYHIIRATLESLAYQVNDVLGAMEADSGIGLSALKVDGGASANNFLMQTQADLINSPVERPSCIETTAMGAAYLAGLAVGYWKSKEDVVKNWSIDRVFEPQISEEERNKKLRGWKKAVRYAFDWAKEE; this is encoded by the coding sequence ATGGCAAAATATGTGATGGCGCTGGATGCGGGGACTACCAGCAACCGCTGTATCCTGTTTGATGAGAAGGGCAGGATCTGCAGCGTGGCCCAGAAGGAGTTCACCCAGTATTTCCCCCAGCCGGGATGGGTGGAGCACGATGCGGACGAGATCTGGTCCACTCAGCTGGGAGTGGCGGTGGAAGCCATGAGCAAGATCGGAGCGGAGGCCGGGGATATTGCGGCCATTGGCATCACCAACCAGCGGGAGACGGTGATCGTGTGGGATAAAGCCACCGGAGAACCGGTGTACCACGCGATCGTATGGCAGTGCCGGAGGACAGCCCGGTACTGTGACCAGCTGAAGGAAGAAGGGTGGACAGAGAAGATCCGCCAGAAGACTGGGCTGATCATTGACGCCTACTTTTCCGCCACCAAGATCCGCTGGATCCTGGAGCATGTAGAAGGGGCGAAGGAGAGAGCGCAAAGAGGCGAGCTTCTCTTTGGCACGGTGGAGACCTGGCTGATCTGGAAGCTGACCAAAGGAAGAGTCCATGTGACGGACTACTCCAATGCGTCCCGGACCATGCTTTTCAATATCAATACACTGGAATGGGATCAGGAGATCCTGGATCTGATTGGGATCCCGGCTTCCATGCTCCCGGAAGTGAAACCTTCAAGCTGTGTCTATGGAGAGGCGGACGCCGCATATTTCGGCGGTCCCATTCCCATAGGCGGGGCCGCGGGAGATCAGCAGTCCGCCCTGTTTGGCCAGACTTGTTTTACGCCGGGAGAGGCAAAGAATACTTACGGAACCGGCTGTTTCCTGTTGATGAATACCGGGGAGAAACCGGTGTTCTCTCAGCACGGCCTGGTGACCACCATCGCCTGGGGAATAGACGGGAAGGTAAATTACGCGCTGGAGGGTTCCATCTTCGTGGCAGGGGCGGCGATCCAGTGGCTGCGTGATGAGCTGCGGCTTATTGACTCGTCGGAGGATTCAGAATATATGGCGCAGAAGGTGAAGGATACCGGCGGCTGCTATGTAGTGCCCGCGTTTACCGGGCTGGGCGCGCCCTATTGGGATCAGTATGCCAGAGGGACCATTGTGGGTCTTACCCGGGGCGTGAACAAGTACCATATCATCCGGGCGACTCTGGAATCCCTGGCCTACCAGGTGAACGACGTGCTGGGGGCCATGGAGGCGGATTCCGGCATCGGGTTAAGCGCCCTGAAGGTGGACGGTGGAGCCAGCGCAAACAACTTCCTGATGCAGACCCAGGCGGATCTTATCAACAGCCCGGTGGAGCGTCCTTCCTGTATTGAGACCACAGCCATGGGAGCGGCCTATCTGGCCGGCCTGGCAGTAGGATACTGGAAGAGCAAGGAGGATGTGGTGAAGAACTGGTCCATTGACCGGGTGTTTGAGCCCCAGATCTCAGAGGAAGAGCGGAACAAAAAGCTGAGAGGCTGGAAGAAGGCAGTGCGGTACGCCTTTGACTGGGCGAAAGAGGAATAA
- a CDS encoding pyridoxamine kinase, protein MSKKIAVINDLSGFGRCSLTAAISVISAMGVQPCPLPTAILTAQTGYPDYYCDDYTDKMELFRSYWEKMGQRFDGIYTGFVAGERQILQIFRFLDTFRTQENFLLVDPVMGDNGKTYDLFTPPLLREMRRLALDADIITPNLTELCLLTEQDHGKIARIQDPASLMEKVACLGRELCAQGPRHVIVTGIQFRDETDTEQMGNLYVTHSESRLFSFPHIGGSYSGTGDLFASCIAAGAARDMDLGRAIQLAGTFLEAGLADTVREKIPRNDGINYEKYLALLIPEEHQQAEKEADPYEI, encoded by the coding sequence ATGAGCAAGAAGATTGCCGTGATCAATGATCTGTCCGGTTTTGGCCGCTGTTCTCTCACTGCCGCCATATCGGTCATCTCCGCCATGGGAGTCCAGCCCTGTCCGCTGCCCACCGCGATCCTGACCGCCCAGACCGGATATCCGGATTACTATTGCGATGATTATACAGATAAGATGGAACTGTTCCGAAGCTACTGGGAGAAGATGGGCCAGCGCTTTGACGGAATCTACACCGGGTTTGTGGCCGGCGAACGGCAGATCCTCCAGATCTTCCGTTTCCTTGACACCTTCCGTACCCAGGAGAATTTTCTCCTGGTGGACCCGGTGATGGGAGACAACGGAAAGACTTACGATCTCTTCACCCCGCCCCTCCTGCGGGAAATGCGCCGCCTGGCCTTAGATGCGGACATCATCACCCCCAACCTGACGGAACTGTGCCTTCTCACCGAACAGGATCACGGGAAGATCGCCAGGATCCAGGACCCGGCTTCCCTTATGGAGAAGGTCGCCTGCCTGGGCCGGGAACTCTGTGCCCAGGGACCCCGCCATGTGATCGTCACCGGCATCCAGTTCCGGGATGAAACGGATACAGAACAGATGGGAAATCTCTATGTTACCCACTCAGAAAGCCGGCTCTTTTCCTTCCCCCACATTGGCGGAAGCTACTCCGGCACAGGAGATCTCTTTGCCTCCTGCATCGCCGCAGGCGCCGCCAGGGACATGGATCTGGGCCGCGCCATCCAGCTGGCGGGAACATTTCTGGAGGCAGGCCTTGCTGACACAGTCCGCGAGAAGATCCCCCGCAATGACGGGATAAATTATGAGAAATACCTGGCTCTTCTGATCCCGGAAGAGCACCAGCAAGCTGAAAAGGAGGCTGATCCCTATGAGATCTGA
- a CDS encoding 6-phosphofructokinase, whose translation MKRNVIVGQSGGPTAAINSSLAGVYRTAKDRGAQKVYGMLHGIQGLLEEKYIDLADHIKTELDAELLKRTPAAFLGSCRYKLPEIHENREVYDKIFSILDKLDIEAFIYIGGNDSMDTIKKLSDYAIITGHPTRFIGCPKTIDNDLALTDHTPGYGSAAKYIGTSMKEIIRDGFCLEYEKGIVTIVEIMGRNAGWLTGATALSEGEDCEGPDLIYLPEVTFDLKKFGEKVKKLLETKPSIVVAVSEGIRTAEGTYVCELGNSIDFVDAFGHKQLSGTASYLASYIAGEIGCKTRAIELSTLQRAASHAASRVDILEAYQVGGAAVKAADEGDSGKMVVLQRLSDDPYQCGTEVKDVHKIANDEKLVPREWVNKDGTYVTSEFISYVRPLIQGDVSPVMVDGIPRHLYTPKELSHR comes from the coding sequence ATGAAGAGAAATGTGATCGTTGGGCAGTCAGGCGGCCCGACAGCGGCTATTAACTCAAGCCTTGCCGGCGTGTACCGCACGGCGAAAGACAGAGGAGCCCAGAAGGTATATGGGATGCTCCATGGGATCCAGGGACTGCTGGAAGAGAAATACATTGACTTGGCAGACCATATCAAGACTGAGCTGGACGCAGAGCTTCTGAAGCGTACGCCGGCCGCGTTCCTGGGATCCTGCAGATATAAGCTTCCAGAGATCCACGAGAACCGGGAAGTCTATGATAAGATCTTCAGCATCCTGGATAAGCTGGATATTGAGGCGTTCATCTATATCGGCGGAAATGATTCGATGGACACCATCAAGAAGCTTTCCGACTACGCCATCATCACCGGACATCCCACCAGATTCATCGGCTGCCCGAAGACCATTGACAACGACCTTGCGCTGACCGACCACACACCTGGTTACGGAAGCGCGGCAAAATATATCGGTACCTCCATGAAGGAGATCATTCGCGACGGATTCTGTCTGGAGTATGAGAAGGGGATCGTGACCATCGTGGAGATCATGGGACGGAACGCCGGATGGCTGACAGGGGCGACTGCGCTGTCAGAAGGCGAGGACTGTGAAGGACCGGATCTTATCTATCTGCCGGAAGTAACCTTTGACCTGAAGAAGTTTGGCGAGAAGGTGAAGAAGCTTCTGGAGACCAAGCCCTCCATCGTTGTGGCGGTATCAGAAGGAATCCGCACCGCGGAAGGAACCTATGTGTGCGAGCTTGGAAACAGCATTGATTTCGTAGACGCATTCGGCCACAAACAGCTGTCCGGAACCGCTTCTTATCTTGCAAGCTATATTGCGGGAGAGATCGGCTGCAAGACCCGTGCCATCGAGCTGAGCACCCTGCAGCGTGCTGCTTCTCACGCGGCTTCCCGTGTGGATATCCTGGAAGCTTACCAGGTTGGCGGCGCGGCGGTAAAAGCAGCGGATGAAGGTGACTCTGGCAAGATGGTAGTACTCCAGAGACTGTCTGACGATCCGTATCAGTGCGGAACAGAGGTAAAGGACGTACATAAGATCGCCAACGACGAGAAGCTTGTGCCCAGAGAGTGGGTCAACAAGGACGGCACCTATGTGACCAGCGAGTTTATCTCTTACGTAAGACCGCTGATCCAGGGCGACGTATCCCCGGTTATGGTAGACGGTATCCCCAGGCATCTGTACACGCCGAAGGAATTAAGCCACAGATAA